A single window of Nicotiana tomentosiformis chromosome 1, ASM39032v3, whole genome shotgun sequence DNA harbors:
- the LOC138891400 gene encoding uncharacterized protein yields the protein MGKSIELAKILKKRKVNIACVQETRWVGSRVRNADEYKLWYSGVLKGKNGVGILVDRELRESVVEVRQVNDRLMSIKLVVRESTLNVVSVYAPQAGLDEEVKRRFWEGLDEIVHSIPPVERLFIEGDFNGHIGSTAGDYGEVHGGFGFGDRNAGGTSLLDFAKAFELVIANSKFPKREDHLVTFQSTVAKTQIDYLLLRRYNRGLCQDCKDEEDARRVEVEYGGSVVQEQR from the exons ATGGGTAAGTCTATAGAGCTGGCAAAGATCCTGAAGAAGAGGAaggtcaatatagcgtgtgtccaaGAGACTCGGTGGGTAGGATCGAGGGTGAGGAATGCAGACGAGTACAAGTTATGGTACTCTGGAGTCCTGAAGGGTAAGAATGGTGTAGGCATTctggtggatagggaacttagagagtccGTGGTAGAGGTTAGGCAGGTGAATGATAGGTTAATGTCTATTAAGTTGGTGGTTAGAGAGAGTACCCTAAATGTCGTGAGTGTGTATGCGCCGCAAGCGGGCTTGGATGAGGAGGTTAAGAGGCGCTTCTGGGAGGGGTTGGATGAGATTGTGCATAGTATTCCGCCTGTAGAGAGGTTATTTATAGAAGGGGATTTCAATGGTCATATTGGGTCGACTGCAGGCGACTATGGCGAGGTACATGGTGGCTTCGGTTTTGGGGATAGGAACGCAGGAGGTACTTCGTTGCTGGATTTCGCAAAGGCATTTGAGCTGGTGATTGCTAACTCTAAATTTCCAAAGAGGGAGGaccatttggttacttttcagagtacggtggcgaagactcagattgactatcttCTCCTAAGGAGGTACAACAGAGGGTTGTGTCAGGATTGCAAG gacgaagaggatgccagacgagtggaggtggagtacggtggttccgttgtacaagaacaaaggtga